In Maridesulfovibrio sp., the following proteins share a genomic window:
- a CDS encoding methyl-accepting chemotaxis protein, with amino-acid sequence MSIRKQFITGCVVFCFALTMAIMWLVSDYARETLMSQYRSKAEIMLHTMKAVRKHTGSVIRPKATELLPADMFVSELQSTSFTANGVFSRIPDQYRHELTFKTASTKPRNPNNLATSDEAKIIEELDVMAQQGKKPFIGEILTINGIESYVVAEGESNKPPCMVCHGDPKNAPQSMKNSYPVQDDMGYFRKPGRIECAMISAIPLAAMDAAANQAIGTVVFMGFIFIAVTLGFLLFGLNLIFRPVSQITRIAKHIAAGDLDAGSVAIRKMKNQAEGKFFAGRIISSSNEIGNLVASFEIMVSGLSDLIGEVRTSGDNVSVAGNKIRSTAEHIDAAVNRQAASTNEVTATSRLISKTSKELVEVMNNVADSASESAQMAEALQGNIAQREKSLIKLVDSTDSVSSRLAAINEKASRINQIVTTISRIADQTNLLSLNAAIEAEKAGQFGQGFSVVAREMRRLADQTVIAAEDIELMVRDMQSAVSSGVIEMEAFNQEVRSSVDEVEKMSSDLGLIVDQVRVLNPRFNDVSRSMGDQADSAEQISDAMSDLSEAAAGTTEYLEEFNRTVASLNYTVQTLTGAVDGFQVVEDDLFVVKKEKVSESDN; translated from the coding sequence ATGAGTATCCGTAAACAGTTCATAACCGGGTGTGTAGTTTTCTGTTTCGCCCTGACTATGGCCATCATGTGGCTGGTTTCAGATTATGCCCGTGAAACATTGATGAGCCAGTATCGGTCCAAAGCTGAAATCATGCTCCACACCATGAAGGCGGTTCGCAAGCATACCGGTTCTGTGATCAGGCCCAAGGCTACCGAGCTGCTGCCGGCGGATATGTTTGTAAGTGAGTTGCAATCCACTTCATTTACGGCCAACGGAGTATTCAGCCGGATTCCAGACCAGTATCGGCATGAATTGACCTTTAAAACTGCTTCCACCAAACCTCGTAATCCAAATAATCTGGCGACCAGCGATGAAGCAAAGATCATTGAAGAGCTGGATGTAATGGCCCAGCAAGGCAAGAAACCTTTCATCGGTGAAATACTCACCATCAACGGCATAGAATCCTATGTCGTCGCTGAGGGAGAGTCTAACAAGCCGCCTTGCATGGTCTGCCACGGTGACCCCAAGAATGCGCCACAGTCTATGAAAAACAGTTATCCGGTTCAGGATGATATGGGCTATTTCCGCAAACCGGGGCGTATTGAATGTGCCATGATTTCAGCTATTCCGCTGGCGGCCATGGATGCAGCAGCCAACCAGGCTATAGGCACGGTTGTTTTCATGGGGTTTATTTTTATTGCTGTTACTCTAGGTTTCCTGCTTTTCGGCCTCAATCTTATTTTTAGACCTGTTTCGCAGATAACCAGGATTGCGAAGCACATCGCCGCCGGGGATCTAGATGCCGGAAGTGTGGCCATCCGCAAGATGAAAAATCAGGCGGAAGGTAAATTTTTTGCCGGAAGGATCATCAGCTCCAGTAACGAAATAGGCAATCTGGTAGCATCCTTCGAAATCATGGTTTCCGGGCTTTCGGATCTCATTGGCGAAGTTCGCACCTCAGGTGACAATGTCTCTGTAGCCGGAAATAAAATCAGGTCTACAGCGGAGCATATAGATGCTGCTGTAAACAGGCAGGCTGCTTCCACCAATGAAGTTACTGCCACCAGCAGATTAATAAGTAAAACTTCCAAAGAACTGGTTGAAGTGATGAACAATGTGGCTGATTCTGCCAGTGAATCCGCTCAGATGGCTGAGGCCCTGCAAGGCAACATTGCTCAGCGCGAAAAATCCCTGATCAAGCTGGTCGATTCTACGGACAGTGTCTCTTCCCGTCTTGCTGCCATTAATGAAAAAGCCAGCAGAATCAACCAGATCGTGACTACCATTTCCAGAATCGCCGACCAGACCAACCTCTTATCACTCAATGCGGCCATTGAGGCGGAAAAAGCGGGGCAGTTCGGGCAGGGTTTTTCAGTTGTTGCCCGTGAAATGCGCAGACTTGCCGACCAGACTGTTATTGCAGCTGAAGACATCGAACTGATGGTGCGCGACATGCAGTCTGCGGTCAGCTCAGGTGTCATAGAAATGGAAGCCTTTAATCAGGAAGTACGTTCCAGCGTGGATGAAGTCGAGAAAATGAGTTCAGATCTTGGCTTGATAGTTGATCAGGTCAGGGTTCTCAATCCCCGCTTTAATGATGTCTCCCGGTCCATGGGTGATCAGGCCGACAGTGCGGAACAGATAAGTGATGCCATGAGCGACCTCAGCGAAGCTGCTGCCGGCACTACTGAATATCTCGAAGAGTTCAATCGGACTGTGGCAAGTTTGAATTACACCGTACAAACCCTTACTGGTGCAGTGGATGGTTTCCAGGTCGTAGAGGATGATTTGTTTGTCGTAAAGAAGGAAAAAGTTTCGGAATCTGACAATTAA
- a CDS encoding ATP-binding protein, which produces MNKEFKFSIKSKLFISVCLTAAICVSLPLGFAYYLLKADLVADVHKSVQERIRLSKRIYFKNSDVATKGRVSLVSAMLGTEVGFITVDGKVEVAPSWSLGNSLSLSRAEILNTKDGEPGISVINDPHDGEEMLAAIKVEKSSLSPAGYLVIKESLNGLEERMGMILKVFFWALPIVALVCYGVIRFVTMQLTSSVESMVRTAEAVGQGNYRRRIRTFPDKEFVPLANAINWMAERIDDHVSIITGQKNKIQAVLNGMWDGVMVLDGDCRIQSVNRALHDIFPGIQNETGRTPLEIIPSPDLYDACKELVSQEGPEAKAVQVVLPNGRVYDVNIVRSPHTSDPGQGPGAIAVFHDISKIKRLETVRQDFVANVSHELRTPLTSVKGYAETLLADPPPPESVQRNFLATIEKNANHMCKIVDDLLNLSRLESGHEKVDLLPIDPSDALREAWEACSALAGIRNVELKRSFNKGDFLVKADSGQLMQLFRNLLENAIKYGPEDNPIYVEHAVAEGRLQLSVIDEGPGIPTADQSRIFERFYSVEKFRRNEFGSTGLGLAISRHIVSNHGGDIFVQCPPKGRRQGTAFVFTLALL; this is translated from the coding sequence ATGAATAAAGAATTCAAATTTTCAATTAAGAGCAAGCTGTTTATTTCAGTTTGCCTGACGGCTGCGATCTGCGTCAGTCTGCCACTTGGCTTTGCCTATTATTTATTGAAAGCTGATCTGGTGGCTGATGTCCATAAGAGCGTTCAGGAAAGGATCAGGTTGAGCAAACGTATCTATTTCAAAAACTCTGATGTCGCAACTAAAGGAAGGGTTTCGCTTGTCTCAGCCATGCTTGGAACTGAAGTCGGGTTTATCACCGTTGATGGCAAGGTTGAAGTTGCTCCGTCATGGTCGCTGGGAAACAGTCTGTCGTTAAGCCGCGCGGAAATACTCAACACAAAAGATGGCGAGCCCGGAATCAGCGTGATTAATGATCCGCATGACGGGGAAGAGATGCTGGCAGCCATAAAAGTTGAAAAATCGTCCCTTTCCCCGGCCGGTTATCTGGTAATTAAAGAATCCCTTAACGGCCTTGAAGAAAGGATGGGTATGATCCTTAAGGTTTTCTTCTGGGCTTTGCCTATTGTCGCTTTAGTCTGCTACGGGGTTATCCGTTTCGTAACCATGCAGCTCACTTCTTCCGTAGAATCCATGGTTCGTACCGCAGAGGCCGTGGGGCAGGGCAATTACAGGCGCAGGATCAGGACATTTCCCGATAAGGAATTTGTTCCACTTGCCAACGCAATTAATTGGATGGCTGAGCGTATTGATGATCATGTAAGCATCATAACCGGACAGAAAAACAAGATTCAGGCTGTGCTGAACGGCATGTGGGACGGGGTCATGGTTCTGGACGGAGATTGCCGTATCCAGAGTGTTAACCGGGCCTTGCATGATATTTTCCCCGGTATACAGAACGAGACTGGACGCACTCCATTGGAAATTATCCCCAGTCCTGATCTTTATGATGCCTGTAAGGAGCTTGTTTCACAGGAAGGCCCGGAAGCAAAGGCCGTACAGGTAGTTTTGCCCAACGGTCGGGTTTATGATGTAAACATTGTTCGTTCCCCGCATACCTCTGATCCGGGGCAGGGCCCGGGAGCCATTGCCGTATTTCACGACATCAGCAAGATTAAACGGTTGGAAACCGTGCGTCAGGATTTCGTAGCCAATGTTTCCCACGAATTGCGCACACCGCTTACTTCGGTGAAAGGGTACGCCGAAACCCTGCTTGCAGATCCTCCTCCGCCGGAATCAGTACAAAGGAATTTCCTGGCAACTATAGAAAAGAATGCCAACCACATGTGCAAGATCGTGGATGATCTGCTGAATCTTTCCAGGTTGGAAAGCGGGCATGAGAAAGTTGATTTGTTGCCGATCGATCCCAGTGATGCTTTGCGCGAGGCATGGGAAGCCTGTTCCGCTCTTGCAGGCATACGTAATGTTGAGCTCAAGCGTAGTTTTAATAAAGGTGATTTCCTAGTAAAAGCTGATTCCGGCCAGCTTATGCAGCTGTTCAGGAACCTACTGGAAAATGCCATTAAATACGGTCCGGAAGATAATCCCATCTATGTTGAGCATGCAGTCGCGGAAGGCCGTTTGCAGCTGTCAGTTATTGATGAAGGTCCGGGGATTCCTACAGCGGATCAGTCCCGTATTTTTGAACGCTTTTATTCTGTTGAAAAATTTCGCCGCAATGAGTTCGGCTCCACAGGGCTCGGGCTGGCCATTTCACGGCATATCGTTTCCAATCATGGTGGCGATATTTTTGTGCAGTGCCCTCCCAAAGGGCGAAGGCAGGGAACAGCATTTGTGTTTACCCTTGCTCTTTTGTAG
- a CDS encoding response regulator, translating to MSVEKILVVEDHNDTIELLKYNLTSSGYDVVTAMDGHKALDQARNEHPDLILLDLMLPGIDGLEVCRRLKQEVATQHIPVVMLTAKGEEVDRVVGLELGVDDYIVKPFSPRELVLRVKAVLRRSTEVPEPRRPGKWSREGLSVDFEAHTVECDGELVALTATEFKLFSELLQHEGKVRTRDHLLDTVWDTHFEGYSRTVDTHIRRLRQKLGPYADYIETVRGVGYRFKNS from the coding sequence GTGTCAGTTGAGAAAATACTGGTCGTAGAAGACCATAATGATACCATTGAGCTATTGAAATATAACCTGACCTCTTCAGGTTATGATGTTGTAACCGCCATGGATGGGCACAAGGCCCTTGATCAGGCGAGAAATGAACACCCTGACCTTATACTGCTGGATCTCATGCTGCCGGGAATTGACGGACTTGAAGTCTGCCGCAGGTTGAAACAGGAAGTTGCGACCCAGCACATTCCCGTGGTCATGCTTACTGCCAAGGGCGAGGAAGTGGACCGTGTTGTAGGTCTTGAACTTGGTGTTGACGATTACATTGTTAAGCCGTTCAGTCCGCGCGAGCTGGTACTCAGGGTTAAAGCCGTACTGCGCCGCAGTACCGAAGTTCCCGAACCGCGCCGTCCCGGTAAATGGAGCCGTGAAGGACTTTCAGTAGATTTTGAAGCCCATACTGTAGAATGTGACGGAGAGCTTGTGGCCCTAACAGCCACCGAGTTCAAGCTCTTTTCCGAGCTTTTACAGCATGAAGGCAAGGTCCGTACCCGCGACCACCTGCTCGATACTGTCTGGGATACCCATTTTGAAGGTTACTCCAGAACAGTGGATACCCATATCCGCAGGTTGCGCCAGAAGCTCGGCCCCTATGCGGATTACATTGAGACAGTCCGCGGCGTTGGCTATCGCTTTAAAAATTCTTAA